A single Cnuibacter physcomitrellae DNA region contains:
- a CDS encoding DMT family transporter: MPPELSDLTDQIALDPKQFIGIPLALVGAVFLSLGAQFQHRGVAKVEARTHEAVKGLSMRQILALLGRPSWVIGSLMLGLAIVLQLTSLGFSPIIVVQPLGAVALVITSILNSRLSKVKLNRASVVSIVLCVGGVGAFVLVAAFTARDKPVTTRDLVIILIILAVVLAIMGALFALAGKRFKAIAYIIGAGVLYGFVATLAKVVISRVTQGDFGWLTILCVLGLLAAGGLGGYFVQNAYASGPPDLVIAGLTVVDPLVAVGIGIIVLGEASQAPIWAMIAFVVFGLVAILGVFGLARFHPQARR; this comes from the coding sequence GTGCCTCCCGAACTGAGCGATCTCACCGATCAGATCGCTCTCGATCCGAAGCAGTTCATCGGCATCCCGCTCGCCCTCGTGGGCGCCGTCTTCCTGAGCCTCGGCGCTCAGTTCCAGCACCGCGGGGTCGCCAAGGTCGAGGCCAGGACCCACGAGGCGGTCAAGGGTCTGAGCATGCGGCAGATCCTCGCCCTGCTCGGACGGCCGTCCTGGGTGATCGGGTCGCTGATGCTCGGCCTCGCGATCGTGCTCCAGCTGACGAGCCTCGGTTTCTCGCCGATCATCGTCGTCCAGCCGCTCGGCGCGGTCGCGCTCGTGATCACGAGCATCCTCAACTCCCGGCTGAGCAAGGTGAAGCTCAACCGCGCCTCCGTCGTGTCGATCGTGCTCTGCGTGGGCGGCGTGGGGGCGTTCGTGCTCGTGGCGGCGTTCACCGCGCGCGACAAGCCCGTCACCACGCGCGACCTGGTCATCATCCTCATCATCCTGGCGGTGGTGCTCGCCATCATGGGGGCCCTGTTCGCGCTGGCGGGGAAGCGCTTCAAGGCGATCGCCTACATCATCGGCGCCGGGGTCCTCTACGGCTTCGTCGCGACCCTCGCCAAGGTCGTGATCAGCCGCGTGACCCAGGGCGACTTCGGCTGGCTCACCATCCTGTGCGTCCTCGGGCTCCTGGCCGCCGGAGGCCTCGGCGGGTACTTCGTGCAGAACGCCTACGCCTCCGGTCCGCCCGATCTCGTCATCGCCGGCCTCACCGTCGTCGACCCCCTCGTCGCCGTGGGCATCGGCATCATCGTGCTCGGCGAGGCGTCTCAGGCGCCGATCTGGGCCATGATCGCGTTCGTCGTGTTCGGGCTGGTCGCCATCCTGGGTGTGTTCGGCCTGGCGCGATTCCATCCGCAGGCGCGGCGCTAA
- the def gene encoding peptide deformylase, whose product MAVLPIRIMGEPVLHSPAAPVETIDDDLRRLVADMFETMDAAPGVGLAGPQVGVPLRLFVYSWTDEADELHRGVAINPELFITPASPDPADPDDESEGCLSFPGERYPLARGARAILRATDLDGTRYQIECSGWLARIFQHEYDHLDGVLYIDRLDHEYAKPVAKTAKKNGWGVPGHSWLPGRDHLED is encoded by the coding sequence ATGGCCGTTCTCCCGATCCGGATCATGGGCGAGCCCGTGCTCCACTCCCCCGCCGCCCCCGTCGAGACGATCGACGACGACCTCCGCAGGCTCGTCGCCGACATGTTCGAGACCATGGACGCAGCTCCCGGAGTCGGGCTCGCGGGCCCCCAGGTGGGCGTACCGCTCCGCCTCTTCGTGTACAGCTGGACGGACGAGGCCGACGAGCTCCATCGCGGGGTGGCCATCAACCCGGAGCTGTTCATCACGCCGGCCTCTCCCGACCCCGCGGATCCCGACGACGAGTCCGAGGGGTGCCTGTCCTTCCCGGGTGAGCGCTACCCGCTGGCCCGGGGCGCGAGGGCGATCCTCCGAGCGACGGATCTCGACGGGACGCGGTACCAGATCGAGTGCTCGGGGTGGCTGGCCCGCATCTTCCAGCACGAGTACGACCACCTCGACGGCGTCCTCTACATCGACCGCCTCGACCACGAGTACGCCAAGCCCGTCGCGAAGACCGCGAAGAAGAACGGATGGGGTGTGCCCGGCCACAGCTGGCTGCCGGGCCGCGACCACCTCGAGGACTGA
- a CDS encoding AzlD domain-containing protein: protein MTTWQIVIVASLACFALKAVGYVVPARAFEHPRVARVASLLTVALLAALIVVQTVGQGQALQVDARLPAVGVAAVLYALKVPFVLVVIAAAVVAALLRALAGMA from the coding sequence GTGACCACCTGGCAGATCGTTATCGTCGCGTCGCTGGCCTGCTTCGCGCTCAAGGCCGTCGGCTACGTGGTGCCGGCGCGCGCCTTCGAGCATCCCCGGGTCGCTCGGGTCGCGAGCCTGCTCACCGTGGCTCTGCTGGCGGCGCTCATCGTGGTCCAGACGGTCGGGCAGGGGCAGGCCCTCCAGGTGGATGCGCGGCTGCCGGCCGTGGGCGTGGCCGCCGTGCTGTACGCCCTGAAGGTCCCGTTCGTCCTCGTGGTGATCGCGGCGGCGGTCGTCGCAGCGCTCCTGCGAGCGCTGGCGGGGATGGCGTGA
- a CDS encoding AzlC family ABC transporter permease, which produces MSERTPDERAALRSALAVGLATAAYGVSFGALATASGLDVWQTCFLSLVMFTGGSQFALIGVLASGGAAAGVSAITGATLLGVRNAFYAVRMSPVVGPGLARRAAAAHLTIDESTAVATARSTLRGQRIGFWATGLAIYVGWNITTLIGALVGDLLGDVRSYGLDAAAAAAFLGLLWPRLRERQALAVAVGAAVVATALIPALPPGLPVLIAGAVAVLVGGLNLFASRPREEAAP; this is translated from the coding sequence ATGTCCGAACGCACGCCCGACGAACGCGCGGCGCTGCGGTCGGCTCTCGCCGTCGGACTCGCCACGGCGGCGTACGGGGTGTCGTTCGGAGCGCTGGCGACGGCCTCGGGGCTCGACGTCTGGCAGACCTGCTTCCTCAGCCTCGTGATGTTCACGGGCGGCTCGCAGTTCGCCCTCATCGGCGTGCTCGCCTCGGGCGGCGCCGCTGCCGGTGTCTCCGCGATCACGGGCGCGACGCTGCTCGGCGTCCGCAACGCGTTCTACGCGGTCCGGATGTCGCCGGTGGTCGGTCCGGGCCTTGCGCGGAGGGCTGCGGCGGCGCACCTGACGATCGACGAGTCGACCGCGGTGGCCACCGCTCGATCGACCCTCCGCGGGCAGCGGATCGGCTTCTGGGCGACGGGCCTGGCCATCTACGTCGGATGGAACATCACGACCCTGATCGGCGCTCTGGTCGGCGATCTGCTGGGAGACGTCCGCTCCTACGGACTGGACGCCGCGGCCGCGGCCGCGTTCCTGGGGCTGCTGTGGCCCCGCCTGCGGGAGCGTCAGGCCCTGGCCGTCGCCGTGGGCGCCGCGGTCGTGGCGACGGCCCTCATCCCGGCTCTCCCGCCGGGTCTCCCCGTGCTCATCGCGGGGGCGGTCGCGGTGCTGGTCGGCGGTCTCAACCTCTTCGCCTCGCGACCCCGTGAGGAGGCCGCGCCGTGA